The Sulfurospirillum halorespirans DSM 13726 genome has a window encoding:
- a CDS encoding type II secretion system protein produces MKKGFTMIELIFVIVILGILAAVAIPRLTATRDDATIARSATDLATAVHDIASYYTAKGTLSTKLSDMTNVTTFDNVGADMNATTTQVKFPDASGCITIQPTATVTGGAANGIQLIYAKANATIVCKGVAAASSKLMGLTLTSAGVADTDGNKTYSFGGSGVTW; encoded by the coding sequence ATGAAAAAAGGTTTCACGATGATCGAATTGATCTTCGTCATTGTTATTTTAGGTATTTTGGCGGCGGTGGCTATCCCAAGATTGACAGCAACACGAGATGATGCAACGATTGCTAGATCTGCAACGGATTTGGCAACAGCAGTCCATGATATTGCTTCTTACTATACAGCAAAAGGTACTTTGAGTACAAAATTAAGTGACATGACCAATGTAACTACTTTTGACAATGTTGGTGCAGATATGAATGCCACAACAACACAGGTAAAATTCCCAGATGCTTCTGGCTGTATTACAATTCAACCAACTGCAACAGTTACAGGTGGAGCTGCTAATGGTATTCAACTGATATATGCTAAAGCAAATGCAACTATCGTATGTAAAGGTGTTGCGGCAGCATCATCAAAACTAATGGGACTTACTCTTACTAGTGCAGGTGTTGCAGATACTGATGGTAATAAAACATATAGCTTTGGCGGTTCTGGCGTTACTTGGTAA
- a CDS encoding ABC transporter produces the protein MFEEERNISTLSQKIAELLEKYKDLLAQNEALRQEVIKAKALAEAKNVQIAKLEQDLINKDVNADDLLSKIEAVLGR, from the coding sequence ATGTTTGAAGAAGAGAGAAACATTAGCACATTAAGCCAAAAGATAGCGGAACTTTTGGAAAAATATAAAGATCTTCTAGCGCAAAATGAAGCTTTACGCCAAGAAGTCATCAAAGCCAAAGCCTTGGCAGAAGCTAAAAATGTGCAAATTGCAAAACTAGAGCAAGACCTGATCAATAAAGATGTCAATGCCGATGATCTTCTCAGCAAAATCGAAGCCGTGCTCGGTCGATGA
- a CDS encoding type II secretion system protein, whose amino-acid sequence MPYTKNKSAFTMIELIFVIVVLGILAAVAIPRLVVTRDDAMIVKGKSQVSAIRSGIALQKSKNMLEGATTFLPQSLDNVAGRLFNYNDGNSSNILEYPIMSEANKDGAWVKTNTANTYEFRVMGTAHTFFYNNATGTFNCTAGTYCTELTR is encoded by the coding sequence TTGCCTTATACCAAAAATAAATCTGCTTTTACGATGATCGAACTAATTTTTGTCATTGTTGTATTAGGTATTTTAGCGGCTGTAGCTATTCCAAGACTTGTTGTTACACGTGATGATGCGATGATTGTTAAAGGCAAATCGCAAGTATCTGCGATTCGTAGCGGTATTGCTCTTCAAAAATCGAAAAATATGCTTGAAGGTGCTACAACGTTTCTTCCCCAATCACTTGATAATGTAGCAGGAAGATTGTTTAATTATAATGATGGCAATAGTTCCAATATCTTAGAATATCCTATTATGTCAGAAGCAAATAAAGATGGTGCTTGGGTAAAAACAAACACTGCAAATACGTATGAATTTAGAGTTATGGGCACAGCACATACATTTTTTTATAATAACGCTACAGGTACTTTTAATTGTACTGCAGGTACTTATTGTACTGAACTCACTCGCTAG